The Chroicocephalus ridibundus chromosome 3, bChrRid1.1, whole genome shotgun sequence genome has a segment encoding these proteins:
- the MRPL19 gene encoding large ribosomal subunit protein bL19m — MAAACGRLVPRCAAAGAVGFAALPGRCFSSSGYRVSSDGKPEKFQPPPKPVIIDKQKQREERRFLSPEFIPPRGRTDPLKFYIERKDMLQRRKVFNIPEFYVGSVLAVTTADPYANEKASRFVGICIQRGGKGLGATFVLRNVIEDQGVEMCYELYNPRIQAIEVLKLEKRLDDNLMYLRDALPEYSTFDVNMKPMSRLDHEEVPVNKLQVRMKPKPWSKRWERPKYNIKGIKFDLPEKKMKEAQKWSQPWLEFDMLREYDTSKIEDKIWKEVSEGLKN; from the exons ATGGCAGCCGCCTGCGGGAGGCTGGTGCCGCGCTGTGCCGCCGCGGGGGCGGTGGGCTTCGCCGCCCTGCCTGGCC ggTGCTTTTCTTCCTCGGGCTATCGAGTTAGCAGCGATGGGAAGCCGGAAAAATTTCAGCCACCTCCAAAGCCCGTCATTATTgacaagcagaagcagagagaggagaggag GTTCTTGAGCCCTGAATTTATACCTCCCAGAGGGAGAACAGATCCTCTTAAATTTTATATAGAAAGAAAGGATATGTTACAGAGGCGGAAAGTCTTCAACATCCCAGAGTTCTATGTTG gcaGTGTACTCGCCGTTACTACTGCAGATCCGTACGCCAACGAGAAAGCCAGCCGGTTTGTGGGCATCTGCATTCAAAGAGGAGGCAAAGGACTTGGCGCTACCTTTGTCCTTCGGAATGTTATAGAAGACCAAG GTGTTGAAATGTGCTACGAACTCTACAATCCTCGAATCCAGGCGATCGAGGTTCTGAAGCTGGAGAAGAGGCTGGATGACAACCTGATGTACCTGCGAGATGCCCTCCCTGAGTATAGCACTTTCGATGTGAATATGAAACCCATGTCTCGTTTAGACCATGAAGAAGTTCCTGTAAACAAG CTGCAGGTACGAATGAAACCTAAACCCTGGTCAAAACGGTGGGAAAGGCCAAAATACAATATAAAAGGAATAAAGTTTGATctgcctgaaaagaaaatgaaagaagcacAGAAGTGGAGCCAGCCGTGGCTAGAGTTTGATATGCTGCGAGAGTATGATACTTCAAAAATAGAGGATAAAATCTGGAAAGAAGTGAGTGAAGggcttaaaaattaa